GTTTaggcggaaaggcctagtttctgCTCTGCTTGTCTaggcggaaaggcctagtttccgctctaGACTCAGtcctttgtgttttgttttttttttgttttttacaaacaaaaggattttgaatttaattttccagctttttttttttgtttttttttttaaccgaaaATGTGTAGTGTGTACACGGCTTTATAAATAGTtgcttaaggtacttgaccaccttggaaagctaaaaagtacaacatattcaataatttttttttcatgttctgtataatatattaaaataaattttttttttaatttttatttagagcttatataatacaaaaaaaaaaaattgatttattaaaatttctttttttaacatatatccaggaggcgccaaagtcgaggcctgaagaaaatcatgtcttgcggcggacagttaatcttagaaatggtaattctaaaacaaaagagagaaacaaaattttcaaaaggaaggttccttgcgtgagaatttaccacaaactgacaaaaaaaaaaaaataataaaaaaatggcggatgtttgaaaaaaagttaagaaaacacccctgtttttcacaatgttatgcttaaaaagcaatactttattaactttttttttgcaaaatgtggtaaattggcatacaaaacatcttaacaaataaaacaagaccaaaatcattaaaatcggctaagcagtttcggagataaagtgttcgccattcgaaaaaaagtaatttctggaaaaacgcgtttaaagttaaaacttgctattttctttccgctgagtcagcaagtaatgagtgcaagatgcgcctgcacattttcactgatttcactttgttagaattcgaatttaaaaaaacagtttcaggtgatgatttttaaaagtataaggattgaaaaaatgaaaaaaaaaaaatttaattttttgaaacttataaggtggtcaagtaccttaattaTATTAACTTTTGTGGATTGTATTGGTGGTGGTGCATTTGGCTGGTCAGTGCAGTGCTGATCACAGCGaaggagaagaaaaaataaaataatatatatttttttgttaactaaaTATGCACAaggcattttagtttttttgttattatttggcTATGAGCAATTTTCATAGCCCTATGAGACACCCTGCcacccaaaaaaataaaaatgtacctaATTGGATACAATCGCAAATTAATGTGATTTTAATATGTTCACCGCGAGGGGGTGGGTACATACTAATGGTTTTGCAATATTCGCCGCATATTAGGATCGTGTCTTGGCTATGTGTGGATCGTAACCAAGTACAAGGTGTCCTGCCGTGGTGaggtgatatattttttttccttttgttcttattatattttgtctataataagaacaaaatgatAAGCAAAAGAAATTATATGTACAGTGAGGTGCAAAAATGGAACATAAATAGCATAAGTTACGTTTAGCACCATATCTACGCAAACAAGCTTGTTTATTTGAATGcaattgtacatatattatataattaatgtGTAAGCTTTCAAATGAGCCCATAACGGTTAAaatctaacaacaacaactactcatTGGAAgagctgaaaataaaaacacaaatgttcCAATTTTGCaccgcttatttatttataaaaaaaaatacaaaaaacaaattattttaatattccgtCCAAAGccccttcgattttttttaatgcctttaTACGATTTGGCATACTTTCTGTATATTTAGCCACAATTTATAGCGGAATGGAGTACCACACATCCCAGACCTCATTCATCCCTTTTGGCGGCTTTATATAGTTTGCGAGCTTTTGTTACTTTACGCAAACTATTCCTGGAATGTCGAGCCCATTTATAGCATTCCTGtagggtatttttgtttttgtttttagaccCTAATTTCCTTAATGGCTGACTTCGACCCATTTCCTTTTGACACGTGTAGACGGCGGGTCGGGtcctggttttttttttttttgtgtcgaacgtgtgtaaaaaattcgaaactgaattcgtcaaaaaaaaaaaataagtgacaaatagtgtgagtgaaaaaaaaacttcgtaGTGTTCGGACTTGACGTTCCTCTGCCCAAGGAAAAAACCATCGCgctaaaaatatttcagatCGGGCTTAATATTAATTCCAAAAGTGTTTAGTGGTAATTTGTTGGCATTTCGGTTTTGCGTGTGAAAAAAAGTCCACATATACGCGTTACCAGTGACGGCAATTTAGTGAATGGGCCACCCATAAGTAAGCCTTGGACCACGGTAAAGAaagagcgccatcagaattaTGGTTCTCGCATTTGGATCATCATTGAACGAGGGcgaaatgtaatattttaattaaatttttatttttattaaaggtgagtttattataaagtgtGAATTTTTAACTTTGCACTAGTAATGTAGATATGAATATCGAACATTTGTGATTGAAAAAGGTCTAGAAAgaattaattcttaaaaaaaatatatacgtatatgttcagcttagcaaaaattatcaattGTGCAATTTCAACaccatcaataaaaaaatattcggcAGAATTAGCGCCGCCCCCAAGTAGTCATCTCAGTGTAAGCGAAGCATTATGATCTGACTATTCGTAAGCATGCAACTCTGCTTATCGaacatttcgcaaaatattcTACCAGCAAAAAGTGGGCGAATTGCATGCGAAAATATAAAGGTAagattgtaaaatatataattatatataattagtACAATTTTGCGATTAAtgaatttcataattaattctgtGTGTTATAGGCATCATCAACATATGTGACCATTTTGAATGCTGAAAAGGAGCAGTTTGCTGGAACATCTGGGAACTATGTTGTGTGTGCATAAGTATAAAAGCGAAATTCAATAAACTGATTCTAATCaatgaaattaagaaaacctatttttgttcatttcttAGCAACTTAAATTTTCTACAACAAACTTCAGGTAGGGAATTTCTAAAATAATGGGAAATCAAAGCAGTGAATCCAAAATGTTGTTACTATTCCTacagataataaaataaatttaaaaaatgttgaaaatttcgatGCAATTGCATCCTTCGTAGGTTGCAGGGGTTGTTGTAGCTTCTTAGGTTTGCTAGGGTATAACAGTGTGGTGATGTCAATCACCTTTTAATAAAGGGTGAATCGCGAAGTGTAATTTGTTTCTATTAGAGAAGAATTAGTTTAATTAAGATATTACGTTGAGGGTGTAGGTGTGGATTTTTCCGTTTCTTCTGCCTTGATGTTAGGTTTTTGATGTTTCCACTTCGTGCCTTTTTGCAATTCGATGAGTAATTCCCTTTTCCATCGTTTGCAAAAGGTTTGATAGAGGGCTTTCAATTTCTGCCACCGATTCACAATTGAGGCAGGATTCTCGCTGGTTTCTATTTCTGGCGGAGCTAAGAGATGTCCACCAACCAGAAAGTGACCAAGTGTGAGAGGCTCTAGATCGGATGGCTCATTTGAAGGGGGACTTAAGGGTCGCGAATTGAGAAAGGACTCAATTCGGCATAAGAGGGTATTAAACTCCTCAAAAGTGTATTTCAGACCAGAGGCTGTCTTTTTGAAGTGGGCTTTGAA
The Anastrepha ludens isolate Willacy chromosome X, idAnaLude1.1, whole genome shotgun sequence DNA segment above includes these coding regions:
- the LOC128869728 gene encoding uncharacterized protein LOC128869728; this encodes MFVGASRSLRSELKAFIADARNNTLSKYGHQALTWHFIPAAAPHMGGLWEAGVKSFKAHFKKTASGLKYTFEEFNTLLCRIESFLNSRPLSPPSNEPSDLEPLTLGHFLVGGHLLAPPEIETSENPASIVNRWQKLKALYQTFCKRWKRELLIELQKGTKWKHQKPNIKAEETEKSTPTPST